The Euleptes europaea isolate rEulEur1 chromosome 7, rEulEur1.hap1, whole genome shotgun sequence genomic sequence atgcccaagatgctctccctttcATCCTCTgcttatggtcatagaatcaccattactgacagatggccatctaacctcttcttaaaaacctccagggaaggagagcttactacctcccgaaaaagcctgttccaccgaggaaccactctaaatgttagaaaattcttcctaatgtctagacagaaactcttttgatttaatttcaacccgttggttctggtccgaccttctggggcaacagaaaacaactcggcacaatcctctatatgacagcccttcttcttcatcatctaaaATGAAAGTGTACGGCATGATGCAAAGTACATATTCTATTGCATGGGGAAGGAAATGAATGGACTTACATCAATGAAGAAAGCAATCAGGCTTGATGCATCACAAGCTTACTGAAATCGCAACTGGTTTGTGGCCActctgtaggtttttcaaggcaagagatttgcaGATTTGCCATTGCCGAAGTAAGATAATGCAGCTGCAACAAAATGCTTTCTATCAAACTCTAACTTAAGGATATTTAGCATGTCCTATTTTTGCTGGATTAACTATTGTATGACACCCTCTTTTTCATGTTCTGCATGTTTTGGGGTCCATCCCAGAGTTAGTTCAGGCTCTAGTCACGATTTCCCCATTTTTCCCCTGAGCGCTTCTATAGTGATCTTTCCTTTTAAAGTGCAACCAAATCGGTTTGACCCTCTGTGCAAAATACTTTTTCCTGAATTTGTTGTCAGGGAAAATCCACACCACCTTGCTATCCACTGGTCAAATCCATGTCTCCGGGATCtcacacagagttggaagggaccaccagagtcatctagtccaaacccttgcacaatgcaggaaattcacaactacctccccccccacacacacacactcccagcaacccctgctccatgcccagaagacggcaacaaaaaccctccaggatccctgggcaatctggccatgttccctcctcccttccattttagGGAGTgagttattgttattattatttttaaacaaactgTACACAATGCAGCTTTGGTGCATTGGTGCATTGGTTTGCTGATCTGGAGTGAATACGTGCCCTTGTATGTAGATAttggcctaggtttgccaacctccaggtactagctggaaatctcctgctattacaactgatctccagccaatagagatcagttcacctggagaaaatggacactttggcaattggactctatggcactgaagtccctcccctccccaaaccctgccctccccaggctctgcaccCAAAAACTCCTACCGATGgcgaaaagagacctggcaaccctattcattaatAGTTcttacacggtggccaaccagttcctctggagtccaacaacagggcagagaggcagaggccttttcccgatgttgcctcctggcactgggattcagagcttgactgcctctgaatgtggaggttccctttagtcgccaTGGCTAGTTGCCACTGATacacctcttctccatgaatgtgTTTATTCCTCTGTTAAAGCTTCATCTCCTTTGGCCATCTCTACATTCTCTGGCAGAGAATTCTATATCttaatcattcattcattcattcatatatatgtgtgtgtgtgtgtgtgtaaattttagacatgaatctgtctaatcagcTCTTCCTTTGCAGCCTTTAAAAATTATAACCACCCCTCTCACTGGTGTCAAATGCTACAAATCATCATGATATAGAAAGCAAGGGAAACCACACTGGATATTGAGATGCAGAGAGGCAAACTTTAATGAAGATTGCATGAAAACATTTGCATGGCAAACAGCTTCAAAGGTGGCAATGACATATTCTACACAGAAGTAATACATTTGCCACTGAACATCCACTGAAGATCAGTTAAGGGGCACCAGAGAAATAAGCAGAGGGTTATTTAAGCATTTCAAGTGTTGTTTTCACAAGGCTGGCAAGAGAAGATCCACGCGAGCCATCTGAATCTCTATGCTCTTTGGAATTTGTCGAAATGACAAGTTGCCCTTCTAGAAATGAAACCAAAGTCCATACTTAGCCCAGGCAAGGGAAAGAAGCAGCAACAGCAGAGAGATGTTAGTCATGAAGACCAGGGTCAGAAGTGTTCAGCAACTATGACTCTAGTTAACTCTGATTTGGATTTGGGAGGCTCCACAATTCTGACTCTGGCCAAAGTGACCCTCAGTCCTAAAACCTACAGTAAGAAAAGACGAGATTTGCATCAGATTTGGGAACGAGCGTTGGAAGCATTGAGCAATGGGAGAACCTATCAGCTCCGGTTCCAACTAGGGAGGCTCAACCGTTCTGACACCCGAGCCCAGGATATCATCAGCTGTGAATCTGTATCCTGCTTTTCAAATACCATTTCCGCCAATTCCGGTGAAAGGGTCCTCCTGGGTTAACAGGGGAAACCGCAGACACTTCCACCCAAGCGGCCGCAACCGAGAGGGGTTCCCCCACCGCAGGCGGAGTATCCTCCCACACGAACAGGGTCGCAAGAGGCAGAGAGGACGGGCCCTGGGATGGTGACGACAGAAGGAGGCGGCTGGATCACAATTTCGGAGGGCGGCAGTTGGTTGATACATCCGATGTTGGCCCCCGGGACGATGCCAAGGTTACTTGCGGGTGTTGCACCGCCGTAGGCCCCACCGCACGAACCCAGGGAGCCCAGACCGCCGACGGGGTAGCCACATGGGGAGCCGCAGGATGGCAGGCAGGAAGGGACAGCGCAGGATGGAGCGCAACTTGGGATGTAGCCGCAGGACATCTTGAGAAGAAGGAGGCGAGTCTGGAATGACATTTTAAGCAGGTGAGCTAAGTTTTTTCTTGGGGGAAGAAAACGA encodes the following:
- the LOC130480546 gene encoding feather keratin B-4-like is translated as MSCGYIPSCAPSCAVPSCLPSCGSPCGYPVGGLGSLGSCGGAYGGATPASNLGIVPGANIGCINQLPPSEIVIQPPPSVVTIPGPVLSASCDPVRVGGYSACGGGTPLGCGRLGGSVCGFPC